A genomic window from Winogradskyella sp. J14-2 includes:
- a CDS encoding GTP-binding protein, giving the protein MELSNDIVLRPRFKFNVSHSNESLLSLFETTSKNQSDFIVTRVDDHVFIKIPKAKQHFWSPQLHLEINEDYDNKQLSTIYGLFGPNPTVWTMFMFLHFAVAGFFIGFGIWAYVNWSLGSSFAIQLFVTLLMIIVWFALYFSGRLGKKAGMEQMHQLHHFMRDTLRSKDIHAIT; this is encoded by the coding sequence ATGGAACTTTCTAACGACATAGTTTTAAGGCCTCGATTTAAATTCAATGTTAGTCATAGCAATGAAAGCCTGCTTTCTTTATTTGAAACTACAAGTAAAAATCAGTCTGACTTTATTGTAACACGCGTGGATGACCATGTCTTTATTAAAATACCAAAAGCGAAGCAGCACTTTTGGTCTCCACAGTTACATCTTGAAATTAATGAGGATTACGACAATAAACAGCTAAGTACCATTTATGGTCTATTTGGTCCTAACCCAACGGTTTGGACCATGTTTATGTTTCTTCATTTTGCCGTTGCTGGTTTCTTTATTGGCTTTGGGATTTGGGCTTACGTTAATTGGTCTTTAGGAAGTAGTTTTGCCATACAACTTTTTGTCACCTTACTTATGATAATCGTATGGTTTGCTCTCTACTTTAGTGGGAGACTTGGTAAAAAAGCTGGTATGGAGCAAATGCATCAATTACATCACTTTATGCGAGATACGTTGCGAAGTAAAGATATACACGCTATAACCTAA
- the era gene encoding GTPase Era, with the protein MHKAGFVNIIGNPNVGKSTLMNAFVGEKLSIITSKAQTTRHRILGIVNGEDFQVVLSDTPGIIKPAYELQASMMDFVKSAFEDADVLIYMVEIGEKELKDEAFFKKITNSKIPVLLLLNKIDTSNQEQLEEQAELWQSKVPNAEFYPISALNGFNVKNVFQRIVELLPESPPFYPKDQLTDKPERFFVNEAIREKILLHYKKEIPYSVEVDTEEFFEEENIIRIRSVIMVERETQKGIIIGHKGTALKRVGVEARKDLEKFFGKQIHLELYVKVNKNWRSNQKQLKRFGYNQK; encoded by the coding sequence ATGCATAAAGCTGGTTTTGTAAATATTATTGGTAATCCAAACGTTGGTAAATCTACCTTGATGAATGCTTTTGTTGGAGAAAAGCTGTCCATTATAACCTCTAAAGCACAAACGACAAGACACCGAATTTTGGGAATTGTTAATGGTGAAGACTTCCAAGTTGTGTTAAGTGATACACCAGGAATCATAAAACCAGCTTATGAGTTGCAAGCCTCTATGATGGATTTTGTAAAATCTGCTTTTGAAGATGCTGATGTATTGATTTACATGGTAGAAATAGGTGAGAAGGAACTTAAGGATGAAGCCTTTTTTAAGAAAATTACCAACTCTAAAATACCAGTATTATTACTACTGAATAAAATTGATACTTCTAATCAAGAACAACTAGAAGAACAAGCAGAGCTTTGGCAAAGTAAGGTGCCCAATGCTGAGTTTTATCCAATTTCTGCGCTTAACGGATTTAATGTTAAGAACGTATTTCAAAGAATTGTAGAGTTATTGCCAGAGTCTCCACCATTTTATCCTAAAGACCAGTTAACGGATAAGCCAGAACGTTTTTTTGTTAATGAGGCTATTAGAGAAAAGATATTACTTCATTACAAAAAGGAAATCCCATATTCTGTTGAGGTAGATACTGAAGAGTTTTTCGAAGAAGAAAATATCATTAGAATCCGTTCTGTTATTATGGTAGAGCGCGAAACGCAAAAAGGAATTATTATTGGTCATAAAGGTACTGCTTTAAAACGTGTTGGAGTAGAAGCCAGAAAAGATTTAGAAAAGTTTTTTGGTAAGCAAATTCACTTAGAATTGTACGTTAAGGTGAACAAAAATTGGCGATCTAATCAAAAACAGTTAAAACGATTTGGGTATAACCAAAAGTAG
- the der gene encoding ribosome biogenesis GTPase Der, whose translation MGNIVAIVGRPNVGKSTFFNRLIKRREAIVDAVSGVTRDRHYGKTDWNGREFSVIDTGGYVVGSDDIFEAEIDKQVELAIDEADAIIFMVDVETGVTGMDEDVAKLLRKVEKPVFLVVNKVDNNKRAEDAVEFYSLGLGDYYTIASINGSGTGDLLDAVVEALPEKEEVEEEQLPRFAVVGRPNAGKSSFINALIGEDRYIVTDIAGTTRDSIDTKYNRFGFEFNLVDTAGIRRKSKVKEDLEFYSVMRSVRAIEHCDVCLLILDATRGFDGQVQNIFWLAERNRKGIVILVNKWDLVEKDNKTAKEFEKHIRQEIAPFTDVPIVFISVLNKQRIFKAIEMAVEVYKNRAKRIKTSVLNEILLPIIEHNPPPAFKGKYVKIKYIMQLPTPQPQFAFFCNLPQYIKDPYRRFLENQLRDHFDFTGVPVSVYMRKK comes from the coding sequence ATGGGAAATATAGTTGCAATAGTAGGAAGGCCAAACGTTGGTAAATCAACATTTTTTAATCGCTTAATTAAAAGACGCGAAGCTATAGTTGATGCCGTTAGTGGTGTAACAAGAGATCGCCATTATGGTAAAACCGATTGGAATGGAAGAGAATTTTCTGTTATCGATACAGGTGGATACGTAGTTGGAAGTGATGATATCTTTGAGGCCGAAATTGATAAGCAGGTAGAGCTAGCAATAGATGAAGCTGATGCTATCATTTTTATGGTCGATGTAGAAACTGGTGTTACTGGTATGGATGAGGATGTGGCTAAACTATTGCGAAAAGTGGAAAAACCTGTTTTCCTTGTTGTAAATAAAGTAGATAATAATAAACGCGCAGAGGATGCTGTTGAATTTTATTCGCTTGGTTTAGGAGACTACTATACCATTGCGAGCATTAATGGTAGCGGTACAGGAGATTTATTAGATGCTGTTGTAGAAGCCTTACCAGAAAAAGAAGAGGTAGAAGAAGAGCAACTGCCAAGGTTTGCTGTAGTTGGTCGTCCCAATGCTGGTAAATCGTCCTTTATAAATGCTCTAATAGGTGAAGATCGTTATATCGTTACAGATATTGCAGGTACCACAAGAGATTCTATAGATACCAAGTATAATCGTTTTGGATTTGAGTTTAATTTAGTAGATACAGCAGGTATTCGTCGTAAATCAAAAGTAAAAGAAGATTTAGAGTTTTATTCTGTAATGCGCAGTGTTAGAGCTATTGAACATTGTGATGTGTGTTTACTGATTTTAGATGCAACACGAGGGTTTGATGGCCAAGTACAAAATATTTTTTGGTTAGCTGAACGCAACAGGAAAGGAATTGTAATCCTTGTAAATAAGTGGGATTTGGTTGAAAAAGATAATAAAACTGCCAAAGAATTTGAAAAACACATCAGACAAGAAATAGCACCATTTACAGATGTCCCAATAGTGTTTATTTCGGTATTAAATAAACAACGCATATTTAAAGCGATTGAAATGGCTGTTGAGGTCTATAAAAACCGAGCTAAGCGCATAAAGACTAGTGTTTTAAACGAGATACTTTTACCGATCATAGAGCACAACCCTCCACCTGCTTTCAAAGGAAAGTACGTAAAGATAAAGTACATTATGCAACTGCCAACTCCACAACCTCAGTTTGCTTTTTTCTGTAATTTACCACAATACATCAAAGATCCATACAGACGTTTTTTAGAAAATCAATTAAGAGATCATTTCGATTTTACAGGTGTGCCAGTAAGTGTATACATGCGTAAAAAATAG
- a CDS encoding fibronectin type III domain-containing protein has protein sequence MKKIIYTTVIALLLFNCSSEDSDNENNMDPGIFSANTIDIRFDGATIEWTESLDPDGDDVTYAIILDGQEIASGGTTLSYSFSGLEPETLYEGYVEARDGNGGTSQATYFFTTEPEVIIFEVDIECRWWEGAGGYGIVNYFEINAVEDAISYHVEILDYAPDPIPSNVGRTYSWTPESNLPTGNNVGSGSSHLTEYTPGVYHANTSTGSGSLVYLESAIANCEAVDATARVTIIVGQQ, from the coding sequence ATGAAAAAAATTATCTACACCACAGTAATTGCATTACTCTTGTTCAACTGTTCATCTGAAGACAGTGACAATGAAAACAATATGGATCCGGGTATTTTTTCCGCAAACACCATAGACATAAGATTTGATGGAGCAACAATTGAATGGACCGAATCTCTAGATCCTGATGGAGATGACGTCACTTATGCTATTATTTTAGATGGACAAGAAATAGCATCCGGAGGAACGACTTTATCCTATAGTTTTTCGGGCTTGGAACCTGAAACATTATACGAAGGCTATGTAGAAGCAAGAGACGGCAATGGTGGCACTTCTCAGGCAACGTATTTTTTCACCACAGAACCAGAAGTTATCATCTTTGAAGTAGATATTGAATGCAGATGGTGGGAAGGTGCAGGCGGTTATGGCATAGTTAATTATTTTGAAATAAATGCTGTTGAAGATGCCATAAGTTATCATGTAGAAATTTTAGATTACGCTCCAGACCCTATACCATCTAATGTAGGAAGAACATATTCTTGGACACCAGAATCTAACTTGCCAACAGGAAATAATGTAGGTTCTGGATCTAGCCATCTAACAGAATATACACCAGGAGTTTACCATGCTAATACAAGTACAGGTAGCGGTTCGCTAGTTTACTTAGAAAGTGCAATAGCCAATTGTGAAGCCGTTGATGCCACAGCCAGAGTAACCATAATTGTTGGCCAACAATAA
- a CDS encoding RNA polymerase sigma factor, with protein MREAYKTNNTLQMVDAIKRNDAITLKRIYNNNYPKIEILVLKNNGTKAYAKDIYQEAFLAVWQNVKQDKFIPQSEASINGYLYTIAKNKWMDVLRSQGYKKTIVASQMSYFEIKDEENNGIDDDILKDKRLEDVMHAFKNLGDACKSLLRKFYFEKKSMKNIAKELQLDAASTRNKKYRCMQKLRQIALNNN; from the coding sequence ATGAGGGAAGCATACAAAACCAACAATACACTACAAATGGTTGATGCGATAAAGCGTAATGACGCTATTACACTAAAACGCATATACAATAACAACTACCCAAAAATTGAAATTTTAGTTCTAAAAAACAACGGTACCAAAGCGTATGCTAAAGATATTTACCAAGAGGCCTTTTTGGCCGTTTGGCAAAATGTAAAACAAGATAAATTTATTCCTCAAAGTGAAGCATCTATTAATGGCTATTTGTACACCATAGCTAAGAATAAATGGATGGATGTTCTGCGCTCGCAAGGCTATAAAAAAACTATTGTGGCGTCTCAAATGTCCTATTTTGAAATAAAAGATGAAGAAAACAATGGTATAGATGATGACATTTTAAAAGATAAACGATTAGAAGATGTAATGCATGCCTTTAAAAATTTAGGTGATGCCTGCAAAAGCTTACTGCGTAAGTTTTATTTCGAAAAGAAATCTATGAAAAATATTGCCAAGGAATTGCAATTGGATGCTGCCTCAACACGAAATAAAAAATACCGTTGTATGCAAAAATTGAGACAAATAGCCCTAAATAATAATTAA
- a CDS encoding tetratricopeptide repeat protein — protein MNLNNITQDEFERIEAYLNNSLSKEDLQIFKNRLQNEEGFATKVDNIKTVLTGIETQALKEQLDRFHNDLTANDKDTISFNPKVKSLQWKKIAVAAAFIIAAGSFWFLNRKSNAQLYADFYTPDPGLPTTMGTNDNYAFYEAMVSYKQGHYREALKTWTNGLKTKINNDTLNYFVGSALLADKKENEAVSYFQNVTKQEHSIFKSEAYYYLGLIYLKNNNIENAREYLGKSNFTKAKDLLKKLN, from the coding sequence ATGAACTTAAATAATATAACACAAGACGAATTTGAGCGCATTGAAGCCTATTTAAATAATTCGCTTTCAAAAGAAGACTTGCAAATTTTTAAAAACCGATTACAGAACGAAGAAGGATTCGCCACAAAAGTTGACAATATCAAAACCGTTTTAACAGGTATTGAAACCCAAGCGCTAAAAGAACAGCTCGATAGATTTCATAATGATCTCACAGCTAACGATAAAGACACCATTTCGTTTAACCCAAAAGTAAAATCCCTGCAATGGAAAAAAATTGCAGTAGCCGCTGCTTTCATTATAGCAGCAGGTAGTTTTTGGTTCTTAAACAGAAAATCTAACGCGCAATTATATGCTGATTTTTATACACCAGATCCTGGCTTACCAACAACTATGGGTACTAATGACAATTATGCATTTTATGAAGCCATGGTGTCTTACAAACAAGGACATTACAGAGAAGCTCTAAAAACATGGACCAATGGACTTAAGACCAAAATTAATAATGACACACTAAATTATTTTGTAGGTTCGGCTTTATTAGCAGATAAAAAGGAAAACGAAGCTGTTTCTTATTTTCAAAATGTTACCAAACAAGAGCATTCAATATTTAAAAGTGAAGCATATTATTATCTCGGATTAATCTATTTAAAAAACAACAACATAGAAAACGCCAGAGAATATTTGGGCAAATCTAATTTTACCAAGGCAAAAGACCTACTCAAAAAATTAAATTAA